A segment of the Cohnella algarum genome:
GGACATCGGCTTTTCGCAACCCTGAAACCATCACAAAACTAAGCAAAAGCCGAATTTTTATTTGATGCCTTCTTTGAGCGCTTTCCCCGGCTTGAATGCGGGAATTTTTCCTGCCGGAATTTCGATTTCTACGCCGGTCTGCGGATTGCGCCCCTTGCGGGCGGAACGTTCGCGCACCTCAAAATTGCCAAAGCCGACGAGCTGGACCTTGTCTCCCTTTTGGAGCGCTTCCGAGATGACATCGAATACGGCGTCAACCGCTTGGGTTGCATCCTTCTTGGACAGATCGGCCAGTTCGGATACTTTGGCGATCAGTTCGGTTTTGTTCATGCTTTCACCTCCCCGGGCGGATACTGGCCTGTTAACTGTTTATCCGTTTCATCAGAAATTATACACACAACGGCGGCGAAGTTTCAAGCGGGACGCGAAGTTCGGCGTTCGGCGGCGTCGCGCCCCTTGCGCGGATCAGGATTTTCGCCGGGTCAGGTGAATGAAGGTGACGGCAAGCGCCAGCACGAGCACGCCGCCCTTGACGATGTCCGTCGCGTAATATTGCACGTTCAGCATCGTCAGGCCGTTGATCAAAATGCCGGTCAGCACCGCCCCGACAAACGTGCCGATGATATTGGGCCGGCCCGCGCCGAAAACGGAATAACCGACGAACACGGCGGCGACCGCCTCCATCAGCAGCGGGGCTCCGGCGTCGATCTGGCCGCTGCCGACGCGGGAGGCGAACAGGATGCCGCCGATCGCGGCGAACACGCCGGAGGCGACGTATGCCCACATCCGCACGCGTTTCACCTTGAGGCCGGACAGGCGCGCCGCCTCTTCGTTTCCGCCCGTCATGATCAGCTGCCTGCCCCAGCGGGTATATTTGAAAAACAGGTGCGCCGCCGCGACGGCAACGATCATGAGAATGACCGGAAACGGGACGCCGAGCAGCTTGCCTTGCCCGATCCACAAAAACGAGTCGTACATTTTGCCCGGGGCTTTCGAGCCGTCGGTCAACTGCATGTTGTTGTAAATGGAGTAGCCCTTCGTATACGTCCGGTGAAGACCGCTGATGATGTACATGACCGCGAGCGTCGCAAGCAAATCCGGAATCCGGATTTTGACGATGAGCAGCGAATTGAGCAGACCGACGGCCGCGCCGACGAGCAGCGGAATCACGATGACGAGCACGAGCGGCATTTCGTACCAGATCATGAGCGTGGCGGTGACGACCGTAGAAAGCGACACCGTCGAACCGACGGACAGGTCGAAGCCGTCCACCATAAGCGAAATCGTCACCCCGATGGCGACGAACGTGACGATCGAGATCGACCGGAGAATGTCGGTCAAATTCGAATAGGTGAAGAAATATTGATTGTAAAGCGAGAAAAACAGCAAAATGACGCCGATGA
Coding sequences within it:
- a CDS encoding HU family DNA-binding protein; the protein is MNKTELIAKVSELADLSKKDATQAVDAVFDVISEALQKGDKVQLVGFGNFEVRERSARKGRNPQTGVEIEIPAGKIPAFKPGKALKEGIK
- a CDS encoding ABC transporter permease, yielding MKNKVLDFSFKYGALIFIGVILLFFSLYNQYFFTYSNLTDILRSISIVTFVAIGVTISLMVDGFDLSVGSTVSLSTVVTATLMIWYEMPLVLVIVIPLLVGAAVGLLNSLLIVKIRIPDLLATLAVMYIISGLHRTYTKGYSIYNNMQLTDGSKAPGKMYDSFLWIGQGKLLGVPFPVILMIVAVAAAHLFFKYTRWGRQLIMTGGNEEAARLSGLKVKRVRMWAYVASGVFAAIGGILFASRVGSGQIDAGAPLLMEAVAAVFVGYSVFGAGRPNIIGTFVGAVLTGILINGLTMLNVQYYATDIVKGGVLVLALAVTFIHLTRRKS